Proteins from a single region of Stigmatella erecta:
- a CDS encoding deoxynucleoside kinase, producing MARKKFIAVAGNIGAGKTELTSFLCRKYDLTPYFEPNDQNPYLASFYKDMKTWAFRSQIFFLTHKFRLHRELERHAGTVLQDRTIYEDAEIFAKNLHRQRFIDRRDYQTYRELYETIAQALAPPDLMIYLRCPVQTLRERIRLRGRSMEKDIPVAYLKRLNALYEEWFSNYKMSPVLVLSTDKLDYLTNLVDRVDLFRQIEKHL from the coding sequence GTGGCCAGAAAAAAGTTCATCGCCGTTGCGGGCAACATCGGTGCCGGGAAAACGGAACTCACCTCATTTCTCTGCCGAAAGTACGATCTCACCCCGTACTTCGAGCCGAACGACCAGAACCCGTATCTGGCCTCCTTCTACAAGGACATGAAGACGTGGGCCTTCCGCTCACAGATCTTCTTCCTCACGCACAAGTTCCGGCTGCACCGGGAGCTGGAGCGCCATGCGGGCACCGTGCTCCAGGACCGGACCATCTACGAGGACGCGGAGATCTTCGCCAAGAACCTCCACCGCCAGCGCTTCATCGACCGGCGGGACTATCAGACGTACCGGGAGCTCTATGAGACGATCGCCCAGGCCCTGGCGCCGCCGGATCTCATGATCTACCTGCGTTGCCCCGTGCAGACGCTGCGCGAGCGCATCCGCCTGCGGGGCCGGTCCATGGAGAAGGACATTCCGGTGGCTTATCTCAAGCGCCTCAATGCCCTGTACGAGGAGTGGTTCAGCAACTACAAGATGTCGCCCGTCCTCGTCCTCTCGACGGACAAGCTGGATTATCTGACCAACCTGGTGGACCGCGTGGATCTCTTCCGCCAGATCGAGAAGCACCTGTGA
- the rplQ gene encoding 50S ribosomal protein L17 produces MRHRLGQRKLHRTTSHRLAMLNNMVTSLLEHEAIRTTLPKAKEARKLAERIITLGKRGGLANVRLAARTVKNKDVLQKVFSEYKDRYNTRNGGYTRIVKLGFRRGDAAEVALLELVDRPAKAKPAEATEGGEGAAQAEETKAE; encoded by the coding sequence ATGCGTCACAGGCTTGGACAGAGGAAGCTGCACCGCACCACGAGCCACCGGCTCGCGATGCTCAACAACATGGTCACCTCGCTGCTCGAGCACGAGGCCATCCGCACCACGCTGCCCAAGGCCAAGGAGGCCCGGAAGCTGGCGGAGCGCATCATCACGCTCGGCAAGCGGGGCGGACTCGCCAACGTCCGTCTGGCGGCCCGGACCGTGAAGAACAAGGACGTCCTGCAGAAGGTCTTCAGCGAGTACAAGGACCGCTACAACACCCGCAACGGCGGTTACACCCGCATCGTCAAGCTCGGCTTCCGCCGGGGTGACGCGGCGGAGGTGGCCCTGCTGGAGCTGGTGGACCGTCCGGCGAAGGCGAAGCCCGCCGAGGCCACCGAGGGTGGCGAGGGCGCCGCGCAGGCCGAAGAGACGAAGGCCGAGTAG
- a CDS encoding dipeptidase translates to MIRSFSKFLPALAVSAGLAAPTALACTSLLVSKGASADGSTFITYAADSHELYGELYYTPARRNAAGAQRDIFEWDTGKFLGRIPEAPVTYSVVGNMNEHQLSISESTFSGRKELEAPNGIIDYGSLMYIGLERAKTAREAIQVMTSLLAEHGYASTGESFSIADPKEAWILELIGKGEGTKGVVWVARRLPEGYLSAHANQARIRQFPLKDPETTLYSPDVISFAREKGWFTGADKDFSFADTYHPLDFEGARFAEARVWSIFRRAAPSLGLGVESVNGSDPSKRLPLWVKPERKVSVQDVMGLMRDHFEGTALDMSKDVGAGPYAVPYRWRPMTWEVDGKKYVHERAISTQQTGFSFVAQMRSWMPAPVGGVLWFGVDDTYTTVYTPMYAGIRRAPKNFAQGVAHRGQFSWDSSFWVFNWVSNQAYARWSDMIVDVRKTQGELEGQFLADQADIEKVALELYKTTPEQARTYLTDYSVQQGEKVHTRWRHLGEQLLVKYIDGNVRDESGKVNHPAYPDSWYRRIVRDAGDTLAMPAEKTPGPKPTPPAPAATPPAPPAQPKPTVAPPQ, encoded by the coding sequence ATGATCCGTTCCTTCTCGAAGTTCCTCCCGGCCCTGGCGGTCTCGGCAGGGCTGGCGGCCCCCACGGCGCTCGCCTGCACCAGCCTGCTGGTGAGCAAGGGTGCCTCGGCCGACGGCTCCACCTTCATCACCTACGCGGCCGACTCGCACGAGCTCTACGGCGAGCTGTACTACACGCCCGCGCGCCGCAACGCCGCGGGCGCCCAGCGCGACATCTTCGAGTGGGACACGGGCAAGTTCCTGGGCCGCATCCCCGAGGCCCCCGTCACCTACTCGGTGGTGGGCAACATGAACGAGCACCAGCTCTCCATCAGCGAGTCCACGTTCTCCGGCCGCAAGGAGCTGGAGGCCCCCAACGGCATCATCGACTACGGCTCGCTCATGTACATCGGCCTGGAGCGCGCGAAGACCGCGCGCGAGGCCATCCAGGTGATGACCAGCCTTCTGGCCGAGCACGGCTATGCCTCCACCGGCGAGTCCTTCTCCATCGCCGATCCGAAGGAGGCGTGGATCCTGGAGCTGATCGGCAAGGGCGAGGGCACGAAGGGCGTGGTCTGGGTCGCGCGCCGCCTGCCCGAGGGCTACCTGTCCGCGCACGCCAACCAGGCCCGCATCCGCCAGTTCCCCCTGAAGGATCCGGAGACCACCCTCTACTCGCCCGACGTCATCTCCTTCGCGCGCGAGAAGGGCTGGTTCACCGGGGCGGACAAGGACTTCAGCTTCGCCGACACCTACCACCCGCTGGACTTCGAGGGGGCGCGCTTCGCCGAGGCCCGCGTGTGGAGCATCTTCCGCCGGGCGGCGCCCTCACTGGGGCTGGGCGTGGAGAGCGTGAATGGCTCGGATCCCTCCAAGCGGCTGCCCCTGTGGGTGAAGCCCGAGCGCAAGGTGTCCGTGCAGGACGTGATGGGGCTGATGCGCGACCACTTCGAGGGCACCGCGCTGGACATGTCGAAGGACGTGGGGGCGGGCCCCTACGCGGTGCCCTACCGCTGGCGGCCGATGACGTGGGAGGTGGACGGCAAGAAGTACGTCCACGAGCGCGCCATCTCCACGCAGCAGACGGGCTTCTCCTTCGTGGCGCAGATGCGCTCCTGGATGCCCGCCCCCGTGGGCGGCGTGCTCTGGTTCGGCGTGGACGACACGTACACCACCGTCTACACGCCCATGTACGCGGGCATCCGCCGCGCGCCGAAGAACTTCGCCCAGGGCGTGGCCCACCGCGGCCAGTTCTCCTGGGACTCGTCCTTCTGGGTGTTCAACTGGGTGTCCAACCAGGCCTACGCGCGCTGGAGCGACATGATCGTCGATGTGCGCAAGACGCAGGGCGAGCTGGAGGGCCAGTTCCTCGCGGATCAGGCGGACATCGAGAAGGTGGCCCTGGAGCTGTACAAGACGACGCCCGAGCAGGCCCGCACCTACCTCACCGACTACTCGGTGCAGCAGGGCGAGAAGGTCCACACCCGCTGGCGCCACCTGGGTGAGCAGCTGCTCGTGAAGTACATCGACGGCAACGTCCGGGACGAGTCGGGCAAGGTAAACCACCCCGCCTACCCGGACTCCTGGTACCGGCGCATCGTCCGGGACGCGGGAGACACGCTGGCGATGCCCGCAGAGAAGACCCCTGGGCCGAAGCCCACCCCGCCGGCACCCGCCGCGACTCCGCCCGCGCCCCCGGCGCAGCCGAAGCCCACCGTCGCCCCGCCGCAGTAA
- a CDS encoding YXWGXW repeat-containing protein, with protein sequence MSPRWLLCCAMALTAPAVYAQTAPVASPGFEAAPDDGYYGDGEDVDEEPYAPGPPPALPPESPSVRPFSDAVWTSGHWYWDDGQWRFKPGAWVARMPGYQFINGYWQQDGNIWRWVPGGWAPSGSTQVEIPIEVSGEEVMSAQAPPQVQVETPPPAPSAAYTWAPGYWYWSGVEWAWIQGSWVAPPRAGLRFIAPRWVRRGPSWAFVAGGWAPRGSVRVVVPEYRHSHVSVRWGHPNYFFHSWRRHPVVRYRSYDYGRRGSGHYYRAPGGGRPYRHHDASPARPPHGGRGPHGGGHGGGHGGGHGGGHGGGHGGGNHHR encoded by the coding sequence ATGAGTCCTCGATGGTTGCTGTGCTGTGCGATGGCGCTGACAGCCCCGGCCGTTTACGCGCAGACCGCGCCCGTGGCCTCGCCGGGCTTCGAGGCCGCTCCGGACGACGGCTATTACGGGGACGGCGAGGATGTGGACGAAGAGCCCTATGCCCCGGGCCCGCCACCCGCCCTGCCTCCGGAGTCCCCCTCCGTCCGTCCCTTCTCCGATGCCGTGTGGACCTCCGGCCACTGGTACTGGGATGACGGCCAGTGGCGCTTCAAGCCCGGTGCCTGGGTGGCGCGCATGCCCGGCTACCAGTTCATCAACGGGTACTGGCAGCAGGATGGGAACATCTGGCGCTGGGTGCCGGGCGGCTGGGCGCCGTCGGGCTCCACGCAGGTGGAGATCCCCATCGAGGTCAGCGGCGAGGAAGTGATGAGCGCCCAGGCGCCGCCGCAGGTGCAGGTGGAGACCCCTCCGCCCGCGCCCTCCGCGGCCTACACGTGGGCTCCGGGCTACTGGTACTGGTCGGGCGTCGAGTGGGCGTGGATCCAGGGAAGCTGGGTGGCGCCGCCCCGTGCGGGTCTGCGCTTCATCGCCCCCCGGTGGGTCCGCCGGGGCCCGTCGTGGGCCTTCGTGGCGGGCGGCTGGGCTCCCCGCGGCTCTGTCCGGGTCGTCGTCCCCGAGTACCGCCACTCCCACGTGTCGGTGCGGTGGGGGCACCCGAACTACTTCTTCCACTCCTGGCGCCGTCACCCGGTGGTGCGCTACCGCTCGTATGACTACGGCCGGCGCGGCTCGGGCCACTACTACCGGGCCCCGGGCGGGGGCCGCCCCTATCGCCACCACGATGCCTCCCCGGCCCGTCCGCCGCACGGCGGCCGGGGCCCTCACGGGGGCGGCCACGGCGGTGGCCATGGCGGTGGCCACGGGGGTGGCCACGGGGGTGGCCACGGGGGCGGGAATCACCACCGCTAG
- a CDS encoding DUF2314 domain-containing protein: protein MNEIYLLAIEAAAPVPIETLRTTFASDEVRFVPEAEGGGFSIHAEGTRVEVRFDAGTLPGGLRKDLLTGSEESRQLLGRAQGFYRISVEPGTGPQPTVPVFEALWCARTLMEHAPGVLADLTAHKLHDVADVVEITELDFDIRDHVNLHAVEAIEGDTPLWVHSHGMEKFGSRDLEIFHLGEDDLLPAETFLHELCTDLAFGQGPEPRTMVGTSEGQAFMLVPSEEARTNLLGVPLETFEGHEALFLSVVSPLGRHNTAELLRPYRERFIPEPEDRTDALRREAQALMPAFLARFHRKGLMEPLTFLARAPFETHPEGETVVEKLWLEVVAWEEGTLVGKLVDGAVHTTEWRKGAHVEVDAEQVNALAISREGRTLDEEEMRALLNAERPM from the coding sequence GTGAACGAGATCTACCTGCTCGCCATCGAGGCCGCTGCCCCGGTCCCCATCGAGACGCTGCGCACGACGTTCGCCTCGGACGAGGTCCGCTTCGTGCCGGAGGCCGAGGGCGGCGGGTTCTCCATCCACGCCGAAGGCACCCGGGTGGAGGTGCGCTTCGATGCGGGCACGCTCCCCGGGGGGCTGCGCAAGGACCTGCTGACCGGCAGCGAGGAGTCCCGGCAGCTGCTGGGCCGGGCGCAGGGCTTCTACCGCATCTCCGTGGAGCCCGGCACGGGGCCCCAGCCCACCGTGCCCGTCTTCGAGGCGCTGTGGTGCGCGCGCACCCTCATGGAGCACGCCCCCGGCGTCCTGGCGGACCTCACCGCGCACAAGCTGCACGATGTGGCGGACGTGGTGGAAATCACCGAGCTGGACTTCGACATCCGGGACCACGTCAACCTCCACGCGGTGGAGGCCATCGAGGGGGACACCCCGCTGTGGGTGCACTCCCACGGCATGGAGAAGTTCGGGTCGCGGGACCTGGAGATCTTCCACCTCGGGGAGGACGATCTGCTGCCGGCCGAGACGTTCCTGCACGAGCTGTGCACGGACCTGGCCTTCGGGCAGGGGCCCGAGCCCCGCACCATGGTGGGCACCAGCGAGGGCCAGGCGTTCATGCTCGTGCCCTCCGAGGAGGCGCGCACCAACCTGCTGGGCGTGCCGCTGGAGACGTTCGAGGGCCATGAGGCCCTGTTCCTGAGCGTGGTGTCGCCGCTGGGGCGGCACAACACCGCGGAGCTGCTGCGGCCCTACCGCGAGCGCTTCATTCCCGAGCCCGAGGATCGCACGGACGCGCTGCGGCGCGAGGCGCAGGCGCTGATGCCGGCCTTCCTGGCCCGCTTCCACCGCAAGGGGCTGATGGAGCCGCTCACCTTCCTGGCGCGGGCGCCCTTCGAGACGCACCCCGAGGGCGAGACGGTGGTGGAGAAGCTCTGGCTGGAAGTGGTGGCCTGGGAAGAGGGCACGCTGGTGGGCAAGCTGGTGGACGGGGCCGTCCACACCACCGAGTGGCGCAAGGGCGCGCACGTGGAGGTGGACGCGGAGCAGGTCAACGCCCTGGCCATCAGCCGCGAAGGCCGCACCCTGGACGAAGAGGAGATGCGCGCGCTGCTGAATGCCGAACGGCCGATGTAG
- a CDS encoding DNA-directed RNA polymerase subunit alpha: MADTFIAKNWRDLIKPRRLEVDQDSLTTTYGKFVAEPLERGFGTTLGNSLRRVLLSSLQGSAIISVKMENVDHEFTTLPEVAEDVTDIVLNLKEVLLRMHTNETKTLRIEAEGPKEIKAGDIIADQDVEILNPGHHICTVSEGGKVRMELSCRRGRGYVPASVNKVAGAPIGTIPIDSLFAPIRKVNYQVTNARVGQVTDYDKLTLEVWTDGSVTPQDAVAYAAKIIKEQLTVFVNFDETEEPVVAEAPKEEAKLNENLFRSVDELELSVRSANCLQQANIKSIGDLVQRTEAEMLKTKNFGRKSLKEIKEILAEMGLSLGMKLENWPPKTPPAAAPSAQPKA; this comes from the coding sequence ATGGCTGACACGTTCATTGCGAAGAACTGGCGCGACCTCATCAAGCCGCGCCGGCTGGAAGTGGATCAGGACTCGCTGACCACCACGTACGGGAAGTTCGTGGCGGAGCCCCTGGAGCGCGGTTTCGGCACCACGCTGGGCAACTCGCTGCGCCGGGTGCTCCTGTCCTCCCTGCAGGGCTCGGCCATCATCTCGGTGAAGATGGAGAATGTGGACCACGAGTTCACCACCCTCCCCGAGGTGGCCGAGGACGTCACCGACATCGTGCTGAACCTGAAGGAAGTCCTCCTTCGGATGCACACGAACGAGACGAAGACGCTGCGCATCGAGGCGGAAGGGCCCAAGGAGATCAAGGCCGGCGACATCATCGCCGACCAGGACGTGGAGATCCTCAACCCCGGCCACCACATCTGCACGGTGTCCGAGGGTGGCAAGGTGCGCATGGAGCTCTCGTGCCGCCGGGGCCGGGGCTACGTGCCGGCTTCCGTCAACAAGGTGGCGGGCGCCCCCATCGGCACCATCCCCATCGACTCGCTCTTCGCTCCTATCCGCAAGGTGAACTACCAGGTCACCAACGCCCGCGTCGGCCAGGTCACGGACTACGACAAGCTGACCCTCGAGGTGTGGACCGATGGTTCCGTCACCCCGCAGGACGCGGTGGCGTACGCGGCGAAGATCATCAAGGAGCAGCTCACGGTCTTCGTGAATTTCGACGAGACCGAGGAGCCCGTGGTGGCCGAGGCCCCGAAGGAAGAGGCCAAGCTCAACGAGAACCTGTTCCGCTCGGTGGACGAACTGGAGCTCTCGGTGCGCTCCGCCAACTGCCTGCAGCAGGCCAACATCAAGAGCATCGGCGACCTGGTGCAGCGCACCGAGGCCGAGATGCTCAAGACGAAGAATTTCGGCCGCAAGTCGCTCAAGGAGATCAAGGAGATCCTCGCGGAGATGGGCTTGTCGCTCGGCATGAAGCTGGAGAACTGGCCGCCGAAGACGCCTCCGGCCGCCGCCCCGAGCGCGCAGCCCAAGGCCTAG
- a CDS encoding pseudouridine-5'-phosphate glycosidase codes for MNLHFSEEVQRARAGKRPLVALETSVVAQGLPYPDNLTAARACEEAIRRAGAVPAPIAVVDGRICIGLDEPSLRRLAEGKERLLKLGSRDLAVAVAQKASGGTTVSATCELAAAAGIRVFSTGGIGGVHRGASEHMDISQDIGALARYPVAVVCAGAKSVLDLPKTLEALETAGVPVIGVGTSELPSFYSRGSGLPLEHRVEDAAMAARIVQARQELGQGGLLFTVPPPEDVALPRAEVELHIASVLAEAERQSIRGKAVTPFLLSGMAQRTGGKSLKTNIALLTNNARFAGELAVALGHG; via the coding sequence ATGAACCTCCATTTCTCCGAGGAAGTGCAGCGCGCCCGGGCCGGGAAGCGGCCCCTGGTGGCGCTGGAGACCAGCGTCGTGGCGCAGGGCCTGCCGTACCCGGACAACCTCACCGCCGCGCGGGCGTGCGAGGAGGCCATCCGGCGCGCGGGCGCCGTGCCCGCGCCCATCGCCGTGGTGGATGGCCGGATCTGCATCGGGCTCGACGAGCCCTCCCTGCGGCGGCTCGCGGAGGGCAAGGAGCGGCTGCTGAAGCTGGGCTCGAGGGATCTGGCCGTGGCCGTGGCCCAGAAGGCCTCGGGGGGCACCACGGTGAGCGCCACGTGCGAGCTGGCCGCTGCGGCGGGCATCCGGGTCTTCTCCACCGGGGGCATTGGCGGCGTCCACCGGGGGGCCAGTGAGCACATGGACATCTCCCAGGACATCGGCGCGCTGGCCCGCTACCCCGTGGCGGTGGTGTGCGCGGGGGCCAAGTCCGTGCTGGACTTGCCCAAGACGCTGGAGGCGCTGGAGACCGCGGGCGTGCCCGTCATCGGCGTGGGCACCAGCGAGCTGCCGTCCTTCTACAGCCGGGGCTCGGGCCTGCCGCTGGAGCACCGCGTCGAGGATGCCGCCATGGCCGCCCGTATCGTCCAGGCCCGGCAGGAGCTGGGGCAGGGGGGCTTGCTCTTCACGGTGCCGCCCCCGGAGGACGTGGCCCTGCCGCGGGCCGAGGTGGAGCTGCACATCGCCTCCGTGCTCGCCGAGGCCGAGCGCCAGAGCATCCGGGGCAAGGCTGTCACCCCGTTCCTGCTGTCGGGCATGGCCCAGCGCACCGGGGGCAAGAGCCTCAAGACGAACATCGCGCTGCTGACGAACAACGCCCGCTTCGCGGGGGAGCTGGCCGTGGCCCTGGGCCATGGCTAA
- a CDS encoding DUF2381 family protein, with product MAIAKEREPKIRNVTLPDGPEEIARPVFVAAAIATVLRFEKEVDPVRTEMVGWKGRFEPLLAGGKKVVIEPLYDLTEEDRFPLVVTLMDGTQVPFTVQAAERERVDHQVNLYWDRESGDYLRARLEDALLRERTALEENERYEQEQNSPDHALAALLANGAEEQTPFRAKRAYSYREGDVEITIVVYTGKSKAAALVRIKNHLDRFWTLREARLTSGSEFYKPSAEVRQCAMHMVPSSIPPGASGAVAIVADKRAFLSGEGPETLALQIIRDDGLVQAFVRLDPSLAR from the coding sequence ATGGCCATCGCCAAGGAACGCGAGCCGAAGATCCGAAACGTCACCCTCCCGGACGGGCCCGAGGAGATAGCCCGTCCGGTCTTTGTTGCTGCGGCCATCGCCACCGTCCTTCGCTTCGAGAAAGAGGTGGACCCGGTGCGGACAGAGATGGTGGGCTGGAAAGGCCGCTTTGAACCCCTTCTGGCGGGGGGCAAGAAGGTCGTCATCGAACCGCTCTACGACCTCACGGAGGAGGATCGCTTCCCGCTCGTGGTGACGCTGATGGACGGAACGCAAGTGCCCTTTACCGTCCAAGCGGCGGAAAGGGAGCGGGTGGATCATCAGGTGAACCTGTATTGGGACCGGGAGAGCGGCGATTACCTGCGTGCAAGGTTGGAGGATGCGCTCCTGAGGGAGCGCACCGCGCTGGAGGAGAACGAGCGGTATGAGCAGGAGCAGAACTCGCCAGACCATGCCCTTGCCGCGCTCTTGGCAAACGGTGCCGAGGAGCAGACCCCATTCCGGGCGAAGCGTGCGTATTCGTACAGGGAAGGGGATGTGGAAATCACGATCGTTGTTTACACAGGTAAATCGAAGGCCGCGGCTTTGGTCCGGATCAAGAATCACCTGGACCGGTTTTGGACCTTGAGGGAAGCGCGTCTGACGTCTGGCTCAGAATTTTATAAGCCCTCCGCCGAAGTACGTCAGTGCGCCATGCATATGGTGCCCAGTTCGATTCCTCCTGGTGCGTCCGGTGCGGTGGCGATTGTCGCGGACAAAAGAGCGTTTCTCTCGGGGGAAGGGCCTGAGACCTTGGCACTTCAAATCATCCGCGATGATGGTCTTGTACAAGCCTTCGTGAGGCTGGATCCTTCTCTTGCCCGTTAG
- the rpsD gene encoding 30S ribosomal protein S4, translating to MARYTASACRICRRENLKMYLKGDRCYTDKCAIERRPYPPGQHGQGRVKFSGYGVQLREKQKVKRMYGLLESQFRGYYHRASAAKGKTGENLLQQLELRLDNVVFRMGFADTRNESRQLVRHGHFSVNGKKVNIPSFAVKPGSTVEVVEKSRKVLRISEALETVDRRGVPQWIDLDKKSFKGTVKTVPNREDLTMPIQEQLIVELYSK from the coding sequence GTGGCCCGTTACACCGCGAGCGCCTGCCGCATCTGCCGGCGCGAGAACCTCAAGATGTACCTGAAGGGCGACCGCTGCTACACCGACAAGTGTGCGATCGAGCGGCGTCCGTATCCCCCCGGCCAGCACGGCCAGGGCCGGGTGAAGTTCTCCGGCTACGGCGTGCAGCTGCGCGAGAAGCAGAAGGTCAAGCGCATGTATGGCCTGCTGGAGAGCCAGTTCCGGGGCTACTACCACCGCGCCTCCGCGGCCAAGGGCAAGACGGGTGAGAACCTGCTGCAGCAGCTGGAGCTGCGCCTGGACAACGTCGTGTTCCGCATGGGTTTCGCGGACACCCGGAACGAGTCCCGCCAGCTGGTGCGTCACGGCCACTTCTCCGTCAACGGCAAGAAGGTGAACATCCCTTCGTTCGCCGTGAAGCCGGGCAGCACGGTGGAAGTCGTCGAGAAGAGCCGCAAGGTGCTTCGCATCTCCGAGGCGCTGGAGACGGTGGACCGCCGGGGCGTTCCGCAGTGGATCGATCTGGACAAGAAGTCCTTCAAGGGCACGGTGAAGACCGTTCCGAACCGCGAGGACCTGACCATGCCGATCCAGGAGCAGCTCATCGTGGAGCTCTACTCCAAGTAG
- a CDS encoding lysophospholipid acyltransferase family protein, with protein sequence MPRKLFCMFVAAVWTALIFPLAVLASVVLGGDIWVCRHIWSPVLVWAGGGKIVVHGMENVDPKRPTIYVSNHQSTLDIPVLFMAVPVNFRYVAKSQLAWVPFIGWYLWVAGHIFVNRSNRSGAIESLRAAARKIRAGASIFLYPEGTRSPDGRILPFKKGPFALALEARVPICPVTVEGTARIMPKNSWNITPGPIHVKIGKPIDTTGFAENDRAGLARAVRDVIIAQSLELGGRGGDPENAIAASGAEGVSSLPDSAA encoded by the coding sequence ATGCCCCGTAAGCTTTTCTGTATGTTCGTCGCCGCGGTGTGGACGGCGCTCATCTTTCCCCTCGCCGTGCTGGCCTCGGTCGTCCTCGGGGGCGACATCTGGGTCTGCCGCCACATCTGGTCCCCCGTGCTGGTGTGGGCCGGCGGGGGCAAAATCGTGGTGCACGGCATGGAGAACGTGGACCCGAAGCGGCCCACCATCTACGTGTCCAACCACCAGTCCACGCTGGACATCCCCGTGCTCTTCATGGCCGTGCCGGTGAACTTCCGCTACGTGGCCAAGAGCCAGCTGGCCTGGGTGCCCTTCATCGGCTGGTACCTGTGGGTGGCGGGGCACATCTTCGTCAACCGCTCCAACCGCTCGGGCGCCATCGAGTCGTTGCGCGCCGCGGCGCGGAAGATCCGGGCCGGGGCCAGCATCTTCCTCTACCCCGAGGGCACCCGCTCGCCGGATGGCCGCATCCTGCCCTTCAAGAAGGGCCCCTTCGCCCTGGCCCTCGAGGCGCGCGTGCCCATCTGCCCCGTGACCGTGGAGGGGACCGCGCGGATCATGCCCAAGAACTCCTGGAACATCACCCCGGGGCCCATCCATGTGAAGATCGGCAAGCCCATCGACACCACGGGCTTTGCCGAGAATGACCGCGCGGGCCTGGCCCGGGCGGTCCGGGACGTCATCATCGCGCAGAGCCTGGAGCTGGGCGGGCGCGGGGGTGATCCGGAAAACGCCATCGCCGCCTCGGGCGCCGAAGGCGTCAGCTCCCTGCCGGACTCCGCCGCCTAG
- a CDS encoding tetratricopeptide repeat protein → MKIRSLRRPSLLRRWTPAVLALGLLTGCQHASPGARALGPADQARLYLEQNQPDRALPLLEKLHAQSPEDLAVARALTEAQVKAGRVEAWIAELQRRNGQGERAVNQYMLGLALFSRASGAGAPAVAAFERAIALAPSEAEFHYRLGIAHLESEQYAAALGPLRRAAELAPERAGVRLPLAKALYRTGDAPGAVAALNALVRASPSPAEVATARALMNQIADPFVGFPKAAEAKLEEGMRLLQELDIPQQAILAFEEILQNYPDLAVVHALLGLAYQRLDDAGRAVDEFKQAIELAPRDGKNHLYLGELYLTRQRADAAREAYAKAVALNPLLDAAWFRLGDLHLDRRELTAAHEAFQVLTSLQPDAVPPRGKLALVYQLEGDYPAAQRELLRVVEKDPENLEFTLRLGLLFTEQALRARTAESRRTSAGEAEQWLLKVLEAQPDNVQASRALQQLKAQ, encoded by the coding sequence GTGAAAATCCGCTCGCTCCGCCGCCCTTCCCTGCTCCGCCGATGGACGCCCGCCGTGCTGGCCCTGGGCCTCCTCACGGGCTGTCAGCATGCCTCCCCGGGCGCACGCGCCCTGGGGCCCGCGGACCAGGCACGCCTCTACCTGGAGCAGAACCAGCCGGACCGGGCCCTTCCCCTGCTGGAGAAGCTTCACGCCCAGAGCCCGGAGGATCTCGCCGTGGCGCGCGCCCTGACCGAGGCGCAGGTCAAGGCAGGCCGCGTGGAGGCATGGATCGCCGAGTTGCAGCGGCGCAACGGCCAGGGCGAGCGGGCGGTGAACCAGTACATGCTGGGCCTCGCCCTGTTCTCCCGGGCCTCCGGCGCGGGGGCGCCCGCGGTGGCCGCCTTCGAGCGGGCCATCGCCCTGGCCCCCTCCGAGGCCGAGTTTCACTACCGGCTCGGCATCGCCCACCTGGAGTCCGAGCAGTACGCGGCCGCGTTGGGCCCCCTGCGGCGGGCGGCGGAGCTGGCCCCGGAGCGCGCCGGGGTGCGCCTTCCGCTCGCCAAGGCGCTGTACCGCACGGGGGATGCGCCGGGCGCGGTGGCCGCGTTGAATGCCCTGGTGAGGGCCTCCCCCTCGCCCGCCGAGGTCGCCACCGCCCGGGCGCTGATGAACCAGATCGCCGACCCGTTCGTGGGCTTTCCCAAGGCGGCCGAGGCCAAGCTCGAAGAGGGCATGCGGCTGCTCCAGGAGCTGGACATTCCCCAGCAGGCCATCCTGGCCTTCGAGGAAATCCTCCAGAACTACCCGGACCTGGCGGTGGTGCACGCCCTGCTGGGGCTCGCCTACCAGCGGCTGGACGACGCGGGCCGGGCCGTGGACGAGTTCAAGCAGGCCATCGAGCTGGCGCCGCGGGACGGCAAGAACCACCTCTACCTGGGCGAGCTGTACCTGACGCGCCAGCGCGCCGATGCGGCCCGGGAGGCCTACGCGAAGGCGGTGGCCCTCAACCCCCTCCTGGATGCGGCCTGGTTCCGCCTGGGAGACCTCCACCTGGACCGCCGGGAGCTGACCGCCGCCCATGAGGCGTTCCAGGTGCTCACCTCGCTCCAGCCGGACGCGGTGCCACCCCGGGGCAAGCTGGCGCTGGTGTACCAGCTGGAGGGCGACTACCCAGCCGCCCAGCGCGAGCTGCTGCGCGTGGTGGAGAAGGATCCCGAGAACCTCGAGTTCACCCTGCGCCTGGGGCTGCTCTTCACCGAGCAGGCGCTGCGCGCCCGGACGGCGGAGAGCCGGCGGACCTCCGCGGGGGAGGCCGAGCAGTGGCTCCTCAAGGTCCTCGAGGCCCAGCCGGACAACGTGCAGGCGTCCCGGGCGCTGCAACAGCTCAAGGCACAGTAG